The Bacillus carboniphilus genome contains a region encoding:
- the prpE gene encoding bis(5'-nucleosyl)-tetraphosphatase PrpE, with protein sequence MVKVDIIGDIHGCYEEFSLLTKQMGYTWDRIPIHPDGRKLAFVGDLTDRGPNSIKVIEVVTELVKRELAFYAPGNHCNKLYRFFLGNPVQQKHGLETTVAEFNELKPIRQEHIKESFIQLYEESSLYHILDHENLVITHAGILEKDIGKKNKHIETFVLYGDITGQILESGRPERRDWAVNYQGKPMIVYGHTPVLEPRVMNNTYNIDTGVVFGNKLTAFRYPEKKFMFQKAISMPYDPTRFS encoded by the coding sequence ATGGTAAAGGTAGATATTATAGGTGATATTCATGGATGTTATGAGGAATTTTCCTTACTCACAAAACAAATGGGGTACACATGGGATCGTATTCCCATTCATCCAGATGGAAGAAAATTAGCTTTCGTTGGAGATTTAACAGATCGAGGACCAAACTCAATTAAGGTGATCGAAGTAGTAACTGAGCTTGTCAAAAGAGAGCTTGCCTTTTATGCACCGGGTAACCATTGTAATAAACTATATCGTTTTTTTCTTGGAAATCCAGTGCAACAAAAGCATGGACTTGAGACAACTGTCGCCGAATTTAACGAACTAAAACCTATTCGCCAAGAACATATTAAAGAAAGTTTTATCCAATTATATGAAGAGTCGTCTCTTTATCATATTTTAGATCATGAAAACTTAGTCATTACACATGCTGGAATTTTGGAGAAAGACATCGGGAAAAAGAATAAACACATTGAAACCTTCGTTTTATATGGAGATATTACAGGTCAGATTCTAGAGAGCGGTAGACCAGAAAGAAGAGACTGGGCAGTTAATTATCAAGGAAAGCCGATGATTGTTTACGGTCATACCCCTGTTTTGGAACCACGTGTGATGAATAACACCTATAATATTGATACTGGCGTGGTTTTTGGAAATAAATTAACTGCCTTTCGTTACCCTGAAAAGAAATTTATGTTTCAAAAGGCTATTAGCATGCCTTATGATCCTACAAGATTCTCATAG
- a CDS encoding potassium channel family protein — translation MIAAATIGERINVIDENMSGALILVAVISSVISPIGFKKIFPQQEVTEARQKVVFIGANQMTLPVTRELNKNIFETTVFHTRQDKIDKKIVESVFKIEELSDYSLATLKELNIFKADILVVATGDEDRNAEIAIYAKETNRVKRVIASVASPSLADSLKEHDIDVFSVLLSTKTLLRALIEAPSVMRILQNEETTLYQINMNNYNYDGIYLRNFPFTGDIIFVRIFRGNDSIVPHGDTELKAGDRLIVTGSREYVDELKVELEFVN, via the coding sequence GTGATTGCAGCGGCGACGATTGGAGAAAGAATAAATGTCATTGATGAAAATATGTCTGGTGCACTTATTTTAGTTGCTGTCATATCAAGTGTTATATCACCGATCGGATTTAAGAAGATATTCCCACAACAAGAGGTAACGGAGGCTCGCCAAAAGGTTGTCTTCATTGGTGCAAACCAGATGACTTTACCTGTTACAAGAGAGCTCAATAAAAACATTTTTGAAACAACGGTTTTCCATACACGTCAAGATAAAATAGATAAAAAAATTGTGGAATCCGTGTTTAAAATTGAGGAGCTATCCGATTATTCTTTAGCTACGTTAAAAGAATTAAATATATTTAAAGCTGATATTTTAGTAGTTGCGACTGGCGATGAAGATCGAAATGCAGAGATTGCCATATATGCGAAAGAAACAAATAGAGTAAAACGAGTAATCGCAAGTGTGGCTTCTCCAAGCTTAGCTGATTCCTTAAAAGAGCATGATATAGATGTGTTCTCTGTATTGTTATCAACTAAGACCCTTTTAAGAGCTCTTATTGAAGCGCCAAGTGTGATGAGAATTCTTCAAAATGAAGAAACAACGCTTTATCAAATTAACATGAATAATTATAATTACGATGGAATTTACTTAAGAAACTTCCCTTTTACAGGAGACATTATTTTTGTCAGGATTTTTAGAGGGAATGATTCGATTGTTCCTCATGGTGACACAGAGTTAAAAGCTGGAGATCGATTAATTGTCACTGGTTCACGGGAATATGTAGATGAATTAAAGGTAGAGCTTGAGTTCGTAAACTGA
- a CDS encoding FAD-dependent oxidoreductase, with protein sequence MLIHAITDDRLPVSQLAKKIEDISQKVDGIQIREKKKSDQQWRTLLNMLLERGVQKEKLIINHRLNIAMEFGINQIHLPINSYQVEEAKKINPNFTIGVSVHSKEEARNRLNEKIDYLYYGNVFKTSCKPGKKGKGNQSLEEIVQISTVPIFAIGGIDHQSIPKINQKKVAGVAVRSFIFSSIDPVSAILLLKGRGGTSLNFDLGVIGGGIIGQSIAYQLAKEGLKVVVFDNGQLQSQATNAAAGMLGVHTENEEQDLFYDFCRESRDLLPLLSEELYEETGIDIEHVQTGMYRLSLQEQERDSFKGLGARVF encoded by the coding sequence ATGCTTATACACGCGATAACTGATGATCGTCTTCCTGTTTCCCAATTGGCAAAGAAAATAGAAGACATTAGCCAAAAAGTAGATGGGATTCAAATTAGGGAGAAAAAGAAATCAGATCAACAATGGAGAACTTTACTTAATATGCTGTTAGAGAGAGGTGTGCAGAAAGAGAAGTTGATTATTAATCACCGTCTCAATATTGCAATGGAATTTGGAATTAATCAAATTCATTTACCTATAAATAGTTATCAGGTTGAAGAAGCAAAAAAAATAAATCCAAATTTTACAATAGGGGTCTCAGTACATAGTAAAGAAGAGGCAAGGAATCGACTAAATGAAAAGATTGATTATTTATATTATGGGAATGTGTTTAAAACATCCTGTAAGCCAGGAAAGAAGGGAAAAGGGAATCAGTCTTTAGAAGAAATTGTTCAAATAAGTACCGTCCCTATATTTGCGATAGGTGGGATTGATCATCAATCTATTCCAAAAATTAATCAAAAGAAAGTGGCTGGAGTTGCCGTAAGGTCCTTTATTTTTTCAAGTATCGATCCTGTTTCCGCCATTTTACTTTTGAAAGGAAGAGGGGGAACTTCATTGAATTTTGATTTAGGTGTGATTGGTGGAGGAATCATCGGTCAGTCGATTGCCTATCAACTAGCTAAAGAAGGGCTTAAAGTTGTAGTATTTGATAACGGTCAACTTCAATCACAAGCAACCAATGCAGCTGCTGGAATGTTAGGTGTCCATACGGAAAATGAAGAGCAAGATCTTTTTTATGACTTTTGTCGAGAAAGTCGAGATTTACTCCCGCTCTTATCAGAAGAATTATATGAAGAAACAGGTATTGATATTGAACATGTCCAAACGGGGATGTATCGTTTATCGTTACAGGAGCAAGAAAGGGATTCCTTTAAAGGATTGGGTGCAAGAGTATTCTGA
- a CDS encoding FAD-dependent oxidoreductase — protein sequence MQEYSEIAWHDYKEINRREPCISESIHGGVFMPNDGHVSPVNLLFAFRRGAYQLGAVTFDETTVMDVKPVEDYVEIHTDKGIFQTKQVVIASGVWSGFFFEKLGLSNVMHPVKGECLSVMPKRKLCTNTLFYEDCYIVPKRDGRMIIGASSKAGDWTDGCSTHSVQQLLSKAYNLIPELTSATLINSWYGIRPDTKDHKPIIGKHPDHDHVYFATGHYRNGILLAPMTGRLMKEMIVNKTGEFDQFKKEFSIERFKKEAIT from the coding sequence GTGCAAGAGTATTCTGAGATTGCTTGGCATGATTATAAGGAAATCAACCGTCGTGAACCATGTATATCAGAGAGTATACATGGTGGAGTATTTATGCCAAACGATGGTCATGTTTCCCCGGTAAATCTTCTTTTCGCCTTTAGACGCGGAGCTTATCAACTAGGTGCCGTAACTTTTGATGAAACAACTGTAATGGATGTAAAACCAGTTGAAGATTACGTTGAAATTCATACAGATAAGGGAATTTTTCAGACGAAGCAAGTTGTGATCGCATCTGGAGTTTGGAGCGGTTTTTTCTTTGAGAAGTTAGGGTTATCAAATGTAATGCATCCTGTAAAAGGGGAATGCTTATCCGTAATGCCGAAGAGAAAGCTATGTACGAATACACTATTTTATGAGGATTGTTATATTGTGCCTAAACGGGACGGCAGAATGATTATTGGAGCTTCGTCAAAAGCGGGAGATTGGACAGATGGCTGTTCTACTCATTCTGTTCAACAGTTGTTATCAAAAGCGTATAACCTTATACCAGAATTGACCTCTGCAACATTAATCAATAGTTGGTATGGAATAAGGCCGGATACAAAGGATCATAAACCGATTATTGGAAAACACCCTGACCATGATCATGTGTATTTTGCTACAGGCCATTATCGCAATGGGATATTACTTGCCCCAATGACAGGGAGACTCATGAAAGAAATGATAGTAAATAAAACAGGTGAGTTTGATCAATTTAAGAAGGAATTTTCCATTGAACGTTTTAAGAAGGAGGCGATTACATGA
- the thiS gene encoding sulfur carrier protein ThiS, producing MMKLLLNGQEVEISEDNLTISKLLQHYDISEKIAIVEQNEQVVSKEKYSQQPIVDGDRIEIVHFVGGG from the coding sequence ATGATGAAACTATTGCTAAATGGGCAAGAGGTCGAAATTTCAGAAGACAATTTAACAATAAGTAAGCTTCTGCAACATTATGATATAAGCGAAAAAATAGCCATTGTGGAACAGAATGAACAAGTTGTAAGTAAAGAAAAATATTCACAGCAACCAATTGTTGATGGTGACCGAATAGAAATCGTTCATTTCGTAGGAGGAGGATGA
- a CDS encoding thiazole synthase, whose amino-acid sequence MKILKIENKQFHSRLLLGTGKYPDFETQYQAVTESKTEILTFAVRRMDIFEKSQPNLLEKLDLNKYTLLPNTAGAKTAEEAVRIARLAKASGLCDMIKVEVIGCDKTLLPDPIETVKASEILLDEGFIVLPYIYDDVVLARRLEELGVHAIMPGASPIGSGQGIINPLNLQFIIDQASVPVIVDAGIGSASDAALAMELGADGVLLNTAVAGAKNPVQMAKAMKLAIEAGRLSFEAGRIEKKTYARPSSPSEGMFTS is encoded by the coding sequence ATGAAAATATTAAAAATAGAAAATAAACAATTCCATTCAAGGTTATTATTAGGGACAGGGAAATACCCCGATTTTGAAACACAATATCAAGCTGTAACAGAATCCAAAACAGAAATATTAACATTTGCCGTAAGAAGAATGGATATTTTTGAAAAGTCACAGCCTAACCTACTAGAAAAGTTAGATTTGAATAAATATACGTTGCTTCCAAATACAGCAGGAGCTAAAACGGCAGAAGAAGCCGTTCGAATTGCGCGCTTAGCTAAAGCTTCAGGGCTTTGCGATATGATTAAAGTGGAAGTGATTGGCTGTGATAAAACGTTGTTACCTGATCCAATTGAAACGGTAAAAGCATCTGAAATTCTATTAGATGAAGGATTTATTGTTTTACCGTACATATACGATGATGTTGTTTTAGCGAGAAGGCTAGAGGAATTAGGTGTTCATGCCATAATGCCAGGAGCTTCTCCTATTGGTTCGGGCCAAGGGATTATAAATCCATTAAACTTACAATTCATTATTGACCAAGCGAGCGTTCCCGTTATCGTAGATGCAGGTATCGGATCTGCTTCTGATGCCGCACTTGCCATGGAATTAGGAGCTGATGGTGTACTTTTGAACACTGCTGTAGCTGGAGCAAAGAATCCTGTGCAAATGGCTAAGGCGATGAAATTAGCCATTGAAGCTGGAAGATTAAGCTTCGAAGCTGGTCGTATCGAAAAGAAAACCTATGCTCGTCCAAGTAGTCCTTCAGAAGGGATGTTCACTTCATAA
- a CDS encoding ThiF family adenylyltransferase, translated as MMERYSRQMLFDPIGEIGQNQISSTRILLVGAGALGSANAEMLVRAGVKEITIIDRDYVDYSNLQRQQLYSERDVEDHLPKAIAAEKRLSQINSHVKITGVVDDFSAHNAEKLVSHVDLIIDGTDNFETRFLINDLAIKKEIPWIYGGCVGSYGMTFAIIPGKTPCLHCLLKELPLQGVTCETRGVISPVVQVVAAHQATLALKWMVGERIDSTITSFDLWSNQNTSMHFDSFKDEHCETCGRTPTYPYLQGEQTSKTAVLCGRDTVQIRSNPLPLQTIAKRIKPHVHKLIINDYLLSFSTDTYRIVLFQDGRALIHGTKNIHEAKTFYHKWIG; from the coding sequence ATAATGGAGCGTTATTCTAGACAAATGTTATTTGATCCTATTGGAGAAATAGGTCAAAACCAAATTAGCTCGACACGAATTTTACTTGTCGGTGCTGGGGCATTAGGAAGTGCAAATGCTGAAATGCTCGTTCGTGCAGGAGTAAAGGAAATAACGATTATTGACCGAGATTACGTGGATTACTCAAATCTTCAACGTCAACAGTTGTATAGTGAACGAGATGTTGAGGACCATCTTCCTAAAGCTATTGCTGCTGAAAAACGTTTAAGTCAAATTAATAGCCATGTCAAAATTACTGGGGTTGTCGATGATTTTTCGGCTCATAACGCAGAAAAACTAGTCAGTCATGTTGATTTGATTATAGATGGAACCGATAATTTTGAAACTAGATTTCTAATAAACGATTTAGCTATTAAAAAAGAGATTCCATGGATTTATGGAGGGTGCGTAGGCAGTTATGGGATGACGTTTGCTATAATTCCAGGAAAGACTCCTTGTTTGCATTGCTTGTTAAAAGAACTCCCTTTGCAGGGAGTTACCTGTGAGACGAGAGGTGTCATTAGCCCAGTCGTCCAAGTGGTTGCAGCTCATCAAGCGACTTTAGCATTGAAATGGATGGTGGGAGAGCGTATTGATTCCACGATTACTTCCTTTGATTTATGGTCAAATCAAAATACATCCATGCATTTTGATTCGTTTAAGGATGAACATTGTGAAACGTGTGGAAGAACGCCAACTTATCCATATTTACAAGGTGAGCAAACATCGAAAACAGCGGTTCTTTGTGGAAGAGATACTGTACAGATTCGGTCAAATCCCCTTCCTTTACAAACAATAGCCAAAAGGATTAAACCTCATGTTCATAAGCTTATTATCAATGATTATTTGTTATCATTTTCCACCGATACGTATCGAATTGTTTTATTTCAAGATGGAAGAGCTTTAATTCATGGGACAAAAAATATACACGAAGCGAAAACGTTTTATCATAAATGGATTGGTTGA
- the thiD gene encoding bifunctional hydroxymethylpyrimidine kinase/phosphomethylpyrimidine kinase, whose amino-acid sequence MNEIKKVLTIAGSDSGGGAGIQADIKTFQQFHVFGMTAITAVTAQNTTGVQGIYPLALEGISKQIDAVATDLRPDAVKTGMLFNEEVIELVSTKVKEHKITQLVIDPVMIAKGGQPLLQSTAVRSMKEKLIPQACVITPNIPEAEALVGMKIERLDDRKKAAKALHNLGAKNVIIKGGHDSNDQKVVDLLYDGEEFHYFEGERVNTPHTHGTGCTFSAALTACLAKGSSIVEATEIAKNYIQEAIQNTLHFGSGHGPTNHWAYHMKKID is encoded by the coding sequence ATGAATGAAATAAAAAAAGTGTTAACAATAGCAGGATCAGATTCTGGTGGGGGAGCTGGAATACAAGCAGACATAAAAACATTTCAACAGTTTCACGTATTTGGAATGACTGCCATTACGGCTGTTACGGCCCAAAATACAACAGGTGTTCAGGGGATTTATCCTCTCGCTTTAGAAGGAATCTCTAAACAAATTGATGCCGTTGCAACAGATTTGCGCCCTGATGCGGTTAAAACGGGTATGCTTTTTAATGAAGAAGTAATAGAATTAGTCTCCACAAAAGTGAAAGAACACAAAATAACGCAACTAGTGATTGATCCCGTGATGATTGCTAAAGGAGGACAACCTCTTTTGCAGTCAACTGCTGTAAGGAGCATGAAAGAAAAGCTTATTCCTCAAGCTTGCGTCATTACCCCAAATATACCTGAAGCTGAAGCGTTAGTTGGAATGAAAATTGAACGTTTAGATGATCGGAAGAAAGCTGCGAAAGCTCTTCATAACTTAGGAGCTAAAAATGTCATCATAAAAGGTGGGCATGATTCAAATGACCAAAAAGTAGTGGACCTTTTATATGATGGAGAAGAGTTTCATTACTTTGAAGGGGAGCGTGTAAACACTCCACATACCCATGGAACTGGTTGTACGTTTTCAGCAGCTTTAACTGCGTGTCTTGCAAAAGGTTCTTCGATTGTCGAGGCGACTGAGATTGCTAAAAATTATATACAAGAGGCGATTCAGAATACACTTCATTTTGGTTCAGGGCATGGTCCAACAAATCATTGGGCTTACCATATGAAAAAAATCGATTGA